GTAGTAATCCCAGTGACAACTGATATTATCGAGAAAGTCACAGAAAAGTTCGCCACTGCCCTGTTCCAAGAACAAGTCAAAGAAAATTCAGGTCTTGTTTCCGAATTCCGGGCACAGATGGTCATTACCATCTCGCGTCCGGAAATGGTGATATTGAATCTAGTGCTTACGAGAGGGTGCGGCTCAGTTCTTGCTTGTAACCCAGCTGGTTCAGTCGGCAGTCGTCGGAATCTGGCAGCGGATGATAATGAAACGGAGCCGTGGCAACCTCCGCCTCCACCGCCACCGCCGGAGTTTCCATGATCATAATAGACAATTATTTGAACCACCAAACAATCAACGTTCGGTTGTTTAATGCAAAGTATCGGAGATGAAAGGGGAAGTTCCGTAGTTGTGTTTTCCTAATTTAATATGGTTGAGAATTTGTGATTCTGATGTACAACTGGGATgaacaaaattatttattattatttgagtaTATTAGATTTATACACGTGAGATAGTCAACTTAGTAATATccctattaaaaaataatatttttaatataaaaataatattttcattcaaaaattttagatACTacgtaatatttatttataacataagaaacaaaaaatcatatttttaagtaaaataatttcattagtataaaaaaataataattttcatgaatGAAATCGAATCTGAGATTTGtctcataaattttatttgtaaaataatttcaccaaagtttttttttatgtttgaatTGAATTTTCTATATCACGGGTAATTTTTGAATGTATATAATATCTCacttatttgttattattattattattattattattattattattatattatttttttggttgTTGTTGTTCGTATCTTTCTTCATTGCAAGATTATTGCGCTGTAAAGTCGCTTCTAATAATTTATTTGCCTTTATCGTTAAAATTATTGGCCACACTCTTATAATCTTATTACTACTCCATTATTAATTCATAGATACAATAATTAGTTTGTACTTAGTAGTCAACGGTGtgccaaaatgtttttattattatagaaGCTCTCATCTGaaaacggtctcacggatctatTTTTATGAGTCATGTCGTATATGTCGTATatgatatatgtctcacaaaattgaaatGTGAAACAGTCTCGTAGAAGTTTTGAATCATACATGTGTATAAGTCTCAAAGTGATTATATTGTGGCTAcaaagaaaattatgatatgtttacTTGCGTGACATTACAATCTTAAATTTGAGATAAAGTTTAAGATCCGACATCCAACTGAAATAATCCCCTCTTAAAAACGACAAAATTGATGATTTTATTGAGTTAATAAATTCAACTTCCACTCCCCTCTCCCGTTAAACAAAATCCTACAGAACTTGCATTTTCATtgttaaatgctttaataattatgCGCGCATTCGTATATGTGTATCTACAATAACTAGTTCAAAATTTTAAGTTTCCTTAAAAAAGTaatcaaaatctttattttatttgagtaaatctcttgtaagacgatctcacgaatctttatatatgagacgggtcaaccctaccgatattcacaataaaaaataatactcttaacataaaaattaatatttttccatagatggcccaaataagagatccatctcacaaaatacgaaccGTGATACCATCTCACAAACGTTTTTaccattttatttttataaaaaaagtccaagtttaaaatcaaataacacaAACCAAACCCATCCCAATACCCATCCCAATCGAATCATGCCAAAAATCTAGGTTTGACTTTTAATTGTTAATGGTTTGGTTTTCATTTTCCATTTTGTAAATCTGTTTAACTTGATTTGGTTTGGTTTGAGTTTTCATCCAAAACCAAATCAATCCGATTTTTGCTAACCTCTCATTCAAGAGGAAGTCTTTCATGAGACGATcccacgaatttttatctgtgagacaggtcaatcctaccgatgttcacaataaaaagtaattatactcttaacataaaaaataatattttttcattgataacccaaataaaatatttgtcttacaaaatacgacccgtgaaatcgtctaacacaagtttttacccTTATTCCAATACACGAGTTTTAATCCAAAATTCGTACCAAACCTTTATCCACAtttagaatttttaaattatcatatactaaacataaaaatatattataaaacgGGGTTTTTGTATACactaaataaaaaagaaaaacacaaaaacaagaagcaaaacaaaacaaaacaaaacaaaaaaacccATCAGTtagattcaaatgcatgtggtacATAAAACTATACACTAGGCTCACTCACGTACCCCAAACAACAAATATTCTTGTAAAAAAACATTTATGGTCTTGTTAACTACGTCCATGCTCCATAGCTTCAATCGTTGAGTCCAAACGCGGATCCTCGACACCTCTTACCATCACAGATGGCTGTTGGTTCATTCCTTGCACGCCGATCCCGTTCCCAGAAACAACCAGTTGAGAGTTGGCACGAGATAGCTCCAATGCTCGGAAATAAGCATGAGTCCCCCATCCTGTCATACAAAGAAAATCAGAAGAGAACATTTACCTGGATATTTTTTCACCGAGCTTTCTTATATCATAACTCTGACATTATCAAATTTGATATTCGAGCATTACCATCTACACAACAATGCCAAAGCAAAATCCATGGGGTGctcttttcaaatatttatgcATAGATAACATTAGCATTAATTATCTAGAAAGAATGGTCTCCTGCGCTTTTTCGAGATTCTTTAAATAAGGGAACACATCTCTGGCCATTGAATATAACAGATGTAAACTgtgatttcaaatcaattttagaCCGTTCTGTATGTGTTGATTTCATAAGCTTGAATCATAAAGCTCAACCAGAATTAAGATTGATGGAGAAAACAAATCAAACCACGTCATGGCGTTTTCGGGCAAACTCgaatattattaaattcatatttgaaattatttaacTCAAGCCAAGCAAGCTTGAACATGTACAGTATTTTTCAAACCAAATTTGAGCCGAAATTATTTTGTCATAATGTAGTTCATGAGCCACTCAGGAACGTTAATAGTTAAAGCTCAACTCAAACAAAGAAAGATTGAATCCGAACTTTAAGTCTAACCAAGTTAGAACCCTAGAGCCCAAAATAGTATATTTTTTTAGCTTCAAGCCGACCAAAAAAATTCAGTCTCGAAGTCGAATATGAAAATAATGACTAGTATTAATCTCAATAGGGCTTGTTCGCACCCGTACTTAACATATGATTTCACAATGTCGAGAATATGAATCCACAAATTATTTAGCATTATAAAAATCTAACATATTACAGATAAACTAGTGATTGGAGTTTCACATGATTGCTCTTTTTATCTCAACCATAAAATATATACTTCTAAGTTTCACCGTTTCAATCATAAATCCACCTAATATACAACATGGCAATATCAATTTATGATATCCAAACAATTAACCCCAATGATATACGTGTCTTACTTACCTTCTGTCATGTGGTAAGGAGCTGGGAAAAATTGCAGGTAGCAAAATGTAGCGACTACAAGACCTGAAACAACTCACATACACAAATTGAACGAAATAATGAGTCATTACCAAGTGTACTTAAAGTGATTAACTTCGTTTATGTAGAATAGAAAGTACCTAGAAGACCCCCGGCAAACACATCTTGCCAGTGATGCCAGTAATCATCAACACGGGAAACACCAACAAGAGATGCGGCAAGAAGAGGAAGAAAAATGATGCACAGTTTTGCCACATGCCCCTTTCGATCAAAGCATTTGATTTTTCCGGCCAAGTACAACGATAGAAAACCCAGACCTGCAAATGACCCTGCAAAATATCCCAAACTCTATGAATTACTGGTCAACCGTAATCATCTAAGAACCAGGACGGCATATTTGTATATTGTAGAATGATTTCACCATATGATAAGACTTCGGTAAAAATAATTCGATGAATCGTAAGCAAACTCTCCAAGGCTTACAAATGCAAAGAATAAACATACCAATATGACATCAAACAATACAGGTCATCAATTGAGAAAGAAGAGGTTGCCACACATGGGTATAAAAGAGCTGTTTAATTTTCAATACAGGATTTACATGATTTAGACATTAAAACGTCCTACCAGCGGCACAATCTCCAGATGGCTAAAACTTTTACTAATTTTTCTTCGTTCGGAATATAATCATCAGTGTCTCTTTATAGGAGTTAAATCTGATAGGGACTAATATTTAAATCAGAACAAGCgcacaataaaaatatcataatttgatGGTACCAAATCTGGCTATTTAATACGTTCTTTTGATTTGTAATAAAAAGAAAGGAAGCTACTTTTCCAGTTGCATAAATCCTGCAAATAAGTACCATCACAAAGCAAAAGGCAGCTTACATGAAGTATGCCCACTTGGAAAACTCTTGTGCCCCTCTTTTATATCACTGTCTTTACCATTGCATACCACATCACCCCAACGATCATATTTCTGAAACGTTAAACATGTACTTATATGGttagattaaaaaaataaagttcacAGTGAAGAAATTTAAATTCCTTGACATGTATAATCCAGCAAAAAAACAAATCACTTAGAATGGTTAATTTAAACTAACTCCATATTCAGAAATTAAAAAGACATACATCCTGCCCATCAGGAAAACAGCGCCAAAAAAAATCAGGCCGTGGTCGGCCAACCGCGTCTTTTATCGCATCAGTGAGGACACCAGTTATCAGTACAGCAAACAAGAGTCCTGAAGTTCGACATTTAATTTCATTGTCAGATAACCTTGCTCTTTGTGTGCATAAACAAAAACATAAACCCTTTGCATTATGATTCACTAAAGATTAAAGAATATAGGAGAAGCTTTAAGATACCTAATATACTATGGTGCAAATCATAGACGTCCCTTCTCCGAAGATAGTAGAGAACGAAAATGACAATTGGAAGCAACACGGCATACAGctaatcacaaaataaagaaaaacgatatttGTAACACATCTATAAAACTAATTATTTATGCTACTAGAGATACAATGATCAGAAACTTCAagaaaaaattaacaaaatatcactaagaaagtaaaaacatattAATTTCAGTGAGAACAAAGTGTATTATATCTGGAAAAAAGATTCTCACAGGAACTGCCCAAACGGGCACCGTGTTGTCTTTCATAGGATACTTAAGATCTTCCATCATGCCTTGTCCAACAAAACGGTAAAAAGGGTGAATTATGTTCAGAATGACCTCTATGCCTACAAGCAGTATCAATATAAGCCAGTCATGCTTGTGGTTCCTTGTAAGCTCTGCCCCGTGAGACCTGATGGTGTGTCGGAGTCCGAACTCTACGTCGTCAGTTCTTGCCTGTTAGTTTGAATTCAAACTGTATGAAGTTTATGTTGAAACTTTTGCAATACGATAGATCCATTTAAGCTCATATGCAGAGGGAAAAAACAATAACTGAATATCAAGTATTTAACCAGCTAAaagttgtgtgtgtgtgtgtgtcaccTTTAAACTTTTATGATACTGACAACAGGCAAGCCCAAAAAGTCGTGACATATCAGCTCTGTACGCCTTTTTCTTTAGAATGGAGGTTTATCTTGTCACATAAGTTAgaatatatcaatattttaCAGCTATATGCTTTGAAGGTTTGCCAATTGGAAACCGCATTTGGTATATAACTTGTATGGAAGACGATACTAAGACAAAAGTTTTTGAAGCTTTGCCATCATACTCAAGCAATACAATTTTTCAATCGTATTGCTTAATTAAGAAATCCTAATTCGTTATTCATGAACAAAACATCAAACTGATGAAATTAAACCAGATTTCTTGGTAAATCTATCATGTATGAAAATCAAGTACCCAATTTGCTAAAACTGAAAAATGTACCAAGAAAGTATAGTCCAAATCAAAGTTTCTACAAAGATACCTTGTGGATGAATGAAAAGTAATCcttgttaaaaatttaaaaataaaacataaacatatcatccTTCTGTATGCATGAAATATAAACCGTGACCCCGTTATACACCATTATGGGATAGAAGATCTAAAAGTGCACTGGTGGGAAAGCCTAAAACCCTACTCAAAAAGTAACACAATTTGTAGTTTGAAATGGAAACTTTATAACTAATCAAATGATGGAGGAGTTGCACTTTTTTTCAGAAGGTACCAAATTCTTCTCCATGCAATCCAAAGGTATGGGTACTCTACCAAGATGATGATGATACTTAAAAgctaaattataatataatgcTGAAGGGAAACAAGCCAATAAGGCAAATTGCAGCACAGATTAACAAGTCAATAACCCAAGCtactttaaattaaaaaaatttacagaTACCCCACAACTTAAGAAAGTCAATTATTTTATCCAAGGCTACTAAATCTCAACAACTTCTTATGCGAAAATATTCTAAGTCGAATCGATAAGAAAAGGCACCCCGGAAAGGGGAAAAAAACCAAAAACCTGAAACATGTTCCTGAAATTCGGCTGCGGACATAAAGAGATCGCGTCTCTCCAACCCATTTGCAGACGAAGCCAAACAAACCTGTAACCCCAATCACTGGTTCCCAAATTCAAAGCAAAAAACAGCCCAAGAACGAAAAGGGGTCAAATCTAGTCAGAAAACAATGAATTGAAATGATGAATACATACAAGAAGCACGAAGATTATGGCCCAGATAAAAATGCACCCTTTTCTCTTACAAATTATAATGAATGGAGACGAGAAAAAAGATGAAACTACGAGGAAACTCggttcatattttaaaaataataattttttattttgcaatatttttttttaatgatatgAGTTGTGTCAGAGTTTCGGCCCTAAAAATATTCCAAAGACGatttcataataatttttatgttatattgtaaatattttctaaGAGACTCTTACAAGACCgatcaatatatataataaaaaataatattttgaaataaaaatgatattatcgCGTATAAAAAATGTGCAGTGTGTACAAAAAATTTGTCCCGTTAGGACAAGTGTTGAGGTTGAACTTATCGAATTTGATTTTATATAGTAATTTGATTAATGTGATGTTTTGTCTACTGCCATTCAAATGTTTGTGTGCTGGATTTGACTTTTTCAATGCTTAGTTTTTGTGTGTATCTATGGAAAATCGGATAGGGCGTGAAAAGACAATTTTCTTTAAATGTATTAATTTCTCTCTTAGCAAATTTGAGATTGTAGTTGAATCGGAAATAATATTGAGATGGATAAAATTTGAGCTAGGTGTCTATACAGGGCTCAAGCTCGTAAGTCGTATGGCTCTTGAAAATACTTATAAATGGCTCAAACTCCTCACAGTTCTCATTTTACATTTAAAATGTTTTTGCTTTATCGGAGAATTTCATCAGGTGATCGATGATTTGAATGTCGGAGGCTTATCGGTGGTAACCTCACACCTCTAAACACTTGTTCGTGAGCATTGATGCATGAAACTTGTTTTTAGAGAATTGTTGAATAAAACGTAAACTACCAATTTATCATTCATCGTCAATTTTATATGTCTCATCTcaacttaattaaattattgagagttatatatatagatttggaACATGAAACTAACTTTTGACATCGAgttatgtttaaatttattatatttaacgCTCCAATTTTTCATTCATGAACgtcaatataatatcttatcTTCACaatcaatatattatataaaaaaaaaatagcgcAGAGCCGTTTTCAATTGACATCGACACAACAAGAAATCCTAATCTTTTTTAACTAATAATTTGTGTATTCTCGCTCTTCTTTTTCTCAAGGATATGGCTTTATTTTTACGGTCAACCATCATCTCCCCTTTCTCACCTATTTCCTTATTTTTCTTCCGGcaaaaacttttgtgagacggtatcacggatcgtattttgtgagacggatatcttatttgggtcatacatgataaaaaaatattactttttatgctcaaagtattatttttttattgtgaatatcggtacgattgaaccgtctcacagataaagattcgtgagaccgtctcacaagatacataCTATTTTCCTTCCATGCTAGACAAGTGATTTTAGCAGTTTATATATGCAGGCCAGATATTTCCACATTTTCAATGGATATAAATCATCCGGTATATACTAGGAGCAAATCCTTTTATTTAACTAATATCCATTCGATCTAATTATTACATACTTCAAACAAATGTAACGAAACTTGATAGTTACACTAATTTATTAAGCACAGACTCCCCATTTCCTTCCTCGACATTGATACGTTGCATCGAAATacgtattttttaaaaatttgaatagTCGAAACCAGTACTAGTCAAGCTATATTTAATGcatgtatttaattatttatattatatataattaatttttttattataataacaaataaaaaatgtaactttttttaaaatattcgtCAATGTCATGAATAAAAAGTCTACAGATTAATGTTGAATCTATCTACTTCATTCATCAAGTTGTGCTATCGTGACAGTGTCTCATTCAGTGATTATATGCCAGATTTTACACACTATtccgattttttttattaaaaaaatgatactcgttttcttatattatattataataattaaaaatattttattgaaataaTGTAAAACTTTAATCAATAATTACCTATTATTATGAAATTTAATCGATTACTTTTAgataaatttgttttaaatCTCTACACTCAAACTTAAAATTTCTTTTAGTCCAtgtcaaaaaaaatttgtgcTTGTGCTCCCTGAGCCAAATGTAATTTCTCGTATGAAAATCAATACAAAACACTAAAATTATGacattaatatatgatatttgagtaccaACTGTTTCAGTTCTgttattaatatatgatttttgagtacCTCAACATGTATACAAAAATGTTAGTATTAATGATACATTTGTCTTTTTGGATGAATATTAGcataaaacattaaacatatAGTACTAATAAATGACATTTGAGTATCAACTGCTTCAAATCTGTTactaaatatgatttttgagtacGTAAATATATTAGCAATTACTATATTAATAGAAATGTTATATTcaacatattatattttgtaccatatttatttttttctagtACCTAATAACATCAGCCATTCTTGGGGGTTGTCGCAGTTCACCAGTTtaataatttcttttaaaaaaataaaatttgataatttattttccgaaataaataaaaaaatgtgctTCCTCCTGTTTTTCCTAATAAACGAAAATATAGGAACCCAAGCCCAAATTAATACAGATACTTTAGGCAATGGTATATTGGGCTTGGATTAATTTATACAGGTggcaaaatatttattaatgaaTATTAGCTTGTCACTAATGGAAAATTATAACTCTGAATCCGAACTCGATCATAAATATGGTCCAAATATGAAATGAATCCAATAATTCGTGACACTACTCAGTTCGATAAATCCAGAGACGGAGCTAGAAAAATGAAGTTCGAGAgcga
The Primulina tabacum isolate GXHZ01 chromosome 9, ASM2559414v2, whole genome shotgun sequence DNA segment above includes these coding regions:
- the LOC142555357 gene encoding lipid phosphate phosphatase 2-like, whose translation is MGWRDAISLCPQPNFRNMFQARTDDVEFGLRHTIRSHGAELTRNHKHDWLILILLVGIEVILNIIHPFYRFVGQGMMEDLKYPMKDNTVPVWAVPLYAVLLPIVIFVLYYLRRRDVYDLHHSILGLLFAVLITGVLTDAIKDAVGRPRPDFFWRCFPDGQDKYDRWGDVVCNGKDSDIKEGHKSFPSGHTSWSFAGLGFLSLYLAGKIKCFDRKGHVAKLCIIFLPLLAASLVGVSRVDDYWHHWQDVFAGGLLGLVVATFCYLQFFPAPYHMTEGWGTHAYFRALELSRANSQLVVSGNGIGVQGMNQQPSVMVRGVEDPRLDSTIEAMEHGRS